The proteins below come from a single Branchiostoma floridae strain S238N-H82 chromosome 5, Bfl_VNyyK, whole genome shotgun sequence genomic window:
- the LOC118415476 gene encoding zinc finger protein 239-like yields the protein MNNTGNPGKEMDRAEHPGKDSDSRVTLTTTMGLQKETCEVNFSHPDNTSTSQENTLGPCLVPRSFIPAQGVENHVVKQTGETRYMCEVCGSRTARKCNLALHKRTDTEEISFESDQRDYSEAQKGHLDNHRIPKTSVDKPYMCEKCGYGTSSQKSALNTHLKTHTGEKPFMCGECGHRTMTKLLLVQHMRTHTGEKPYGCDLCEYSAGVKACLERHIMVKHTGEKPYKCSECEFKTADSSHFYKHMKKHSGEKLPPRKKSHKCGECDYSTSQKCRLDQHIISKHSGEKPYRCDKCDLRTASKSRLSLHMRKHENPYKCHQCDFYERKIIPVRRVRI from the exons atgaaCAACACTGgaaatcctgggaaggagatggaccgtgccgaacaccctgggaaggacaGTGACAGCAGGGTGACCTTGACAACAACCATGGGCCTGCAAAAGGAAACGTGTGAAGTGAACTTTTCCCatcctgacaacacatcaacctcacaggaaAATACCCTAGGCCCATGTCTTGTACCTCGGTCCTTTATCCCAGCTCAGGGTGTTGAAAATCATGTTGTTAAACAGACTGGTGAGACACGCTACATGTGTGAGGTATGTGGGTCCAGGACGGCTAGAAAATGTAACTTAGCCCTACATAAGAGAACCGATACGGAAGAAATCTCTTTCGAGTCTGACCAGCGTGACTATTCTGAGGCTCAAAAAGGCCATTTGGACAATCACCGGATACCAAAAACTAGTgttgacaaaccctacatgtgtgagaagtgtgggTACGGAACATCAT cacagaaatccgcTTTGAACACCCATCTAAAAAcgcacactggcgagaaacccttcatgtgtggagagtgtggacaCCGAACGATGACAAAGCTCTTGCTAgtccaacacatgagaacccatacaggtgaaaaaccttatGGCTGTGATCTGTGCGAGTATTCTGCAGGGGTGAAAGCTTGTTTAGAACGGCACATCATGGTAaaacacacgggtgagaaaccttacaagtgtagCGAGTGTGAATTCAAGACGGCCGATAGCTCCCATTtttacaaacatatgaaaaaacattCTGGTGAGAAGCTACCCCCGCGTAAGAAATCACATAAGTGTGGTGAGTGCGACTATTCAACATCACAGAAATGCCGGTTGGACCAACACATCATAAGTAAACACTccggggagaaaccctacaggtgtgacaagTGCGACTTGAGAACTGCCTCCAAGTCCCGTCTATCtctacatatgagaaaacatgagAACCCCTACAAATgtcaccagtgtgactttt ACGAAAGAAAAATCATACCTGTGCGAAGAGTGCGGATATAG
- the LOC118416534 gene encoding gastrula zinc finger protein XlCGF57.1-like: protein MCEECGYRATDRSHLSRHIRKHTGEKPYKCDQCDYSAAHKPALDHHLRTHTGEKPYICEECGHRTTTKPGLLRHIRTHTGEKPYGCDLCDYSAADKGNLERHIMVKHTGEKPYMCGECGYRTADSSHFYKHIKKHSGEKPSPRKKPHKCDECDYSASQKCRLDQHIISKHSGEKPYRFDKCDFRTASKSHLSLHIKKHSA from the coding sequence ATGTGTGAGGAATGTGGTTACAGAGCGACCGACAGGTCCCACCTTTCTCGGCACATCAGAAagcatacaggagaaaaaccctacaaatgtgaccagtgcgactattctgcagcacacaaaCCTGCTTTGGACCACCATCTAAGAacgcacaccggtgagaagccctacatatGTGAAGAATGCGGACACAGAACGACTACAAAGCCCGGACTATTGAGGCATATAAGAACacatacaggggaaaaaccttaCGGTTGTGACCtttgcgactattctgctgcggATAAAGGTAATTTAGAACGGCACATCATGGTTAagcacacgggtgagaaaccgtacatgtgtggggagtgcggatacaggacggctgataGCTCCCATTTTTACAAACATATTAAAAAACATTCTGGTGAGAAGCCATCCCCGCGTAAGAAACCACATAAGTGTGATGAGTGCGACTATTCAGCATCACAGAAATGCCGGTTGGACCAACACATCATAAGTAAACACTccggggagaaaccctacaggtttGACAAGTGCGACTTCAGAACGGCCTCCAAGTCCCATCTATCCCTACATATAAAAAAACATTCTGCCTAG
- the LOC118415475 gene encoding zinc finger protein 79-like, with translation MEYFIREHSIGHPGKEMGHPEHPGKDMDSLGHSGIEMDCDSPYVCGQYDYSAAQTSDLNQHIAAKHGERPFKCDKCDYSAAQKSALFRHLAKHKDDRYFCVECGYRTPYRPMLSRHMRTHKGERPYKCDQCDYCAARKTDLKKHLCDFSAAEKSTLDRHLTKHTGEKLYMCEKCGFRTSRKFSLSVHMKTHTGEKPYKCL, from the exons ATGGAATAtttcatccgtgaacattctattggacatcctgggaaggagatggggCATCCtgaacatcctgggaaggatATGGACTCTCTTGGACACTCTGGGATCGAGATGGACT GTGACAGTCCCTATGTATGTGGCCAGtatgactattctgctgcacagacaAGCGACTTGAACCAGCATATAGCAGCAAAGCACG gagaaagaccCTTTAAGTGTGAtaagtgcgactattctgcagcccAGAAATCTGCTTTGTTcagacatctagcaaaacacaagGATGATCGCTACTTTTGTGtcgagtgtgggtacaggacaccTTATAGGCCAATGTTATCTCGACACATGCGAACCCATAAAggagaaagaccctacaagtgtgaccagtgtgactattgtGCAGCACGGAAAACTGATTTGAAGAAGCATCTg tgcgacttttccGCAGCAGAGAAGTCCACTTTGGACAGACATCTaacaaagcacaccggtgagaaactcTACATGTGTGAaaagtgtgggttcaggacatcTCGAAAGTTTTCCTTATCTGTACACATGAagactcatacaggagaaaaaccctacaagtgcttGTGA